A stretch of Methanobacterium sp. Maddingley MBC34 DNA encodes these proteins:
- a CDS encoding putative RNA-binding protein (PFAM: TRAM domain), producing the protein MFLKSIMNCLIGKKLEVISLFGSSNSNDRGNSSPITEGGEYDVKIEDTGRDGDGIARIEGFVVFVSGAKVGEEVKIRVNSTRRNFAFAEVVE; encoded by the coding sequence ATGTTCTTAAAATCAATAATGAATTGCCTAATTGGCAAAAAATTGGAAGTGATAAGTTTGTTTGGAAGTAGTAACAGTAATGATAGAGGAAATTCGTCTCCTATTACAGAAGGCGGAGAATACGATGTGAAGATTGAAGATACTGGTAGGGACGGAGACGGAATTGCCCGTATTGAAGGTTTTGTGGTTTTTGTTTCAGGCGCCAAAGTGGGCGAAGAAGTTAAAATTCGAGTTAATTCAACCCGAAGAAATTTCGCTTTTGCTGAAGTAGTAGAATAA